One window of Thermocoleostomius sinensis A174 genomic DNA carries:
- a CDS encoding pentapeptide repeat-containing protein, which produces MRFQALMILSATLTLLPTVLGDAVQAENPAHVQQLLETRVCVNCDLAGADLSGEHLIGVDLRGANLSGANLIATNLEGADLTGANLQGANLTEAFLTNAVLNEANLNGIDLTRARMYHAQVQGASMNNITLTDAEVYGTGISVGGE; this is translated from the coding sequence ATGAGATTTCAAGCATTAATGATTTTATCAGCAACCCTAACTTTGCTGCCGACTGTACTTGGTGATGCCGTGCAAGCAGAAAATCCAGCCCATGTGCAGCAACTATTAGAAACGCGTGTTTGTGTCAATTGCGATTTAGCGGGTGCAGATTTAAGCGGCGAGCATTTGATTGGGGTGGACTTAAGGGGCGCCAACTTGAGTGGAGCTAACTTAATAGCTACTAATCTTGAAGGAGCCGACTTGACTGGTGCAAATTTGCAAGGAGCCAATTTAACAGAAGCTTTCCTGACCAATGCCGTTTTGAATGAGGCAAATCTAAATGGCATTGATCTGACCCGTGCTCGCATGTACCATGCACAGGTTCAAGGGGCTTCTATGAACAACATTACGCTAACCGATGCAGAGGTATACGGCACAGGTATTAGCGTGGGTGGAGAATAA
- a CDS encoding Npun_R2479 family HD domain-containing metalloprotein, giving the protein MFNATELLIDDFVKKLKEGYHRTYGGWKHDYEDIIGWVGSMALENIANSDALYHNVEHTILVTLVGQEILRGKHIREGGVSCEDWLHFIISLVCHDIGYVKGVCRRDRNGWYDKGNGEMIHLPPGASDASLTPFHVDRAKLFVEERFGGHNLIDAERIKRNIELTRFPVPNAEDHQDTMNFPGLIRASDLIGQLSDPRYLKKIGALYYEFEETGVNKALGYRHPGDLRKNYPKFYWNGVYPYVKDGLRYLELTQQGKLVVANLYSNVFVVEHEPLNPEVMPDSHIQSCANHHEINSLA; this is encoded by the coding sequence ATGTTTAATGCGACGGAACTACTCATTGATGACTTCGTTAAAAAGTTGAAGGAAGGCTACCATCGCACCTATGGCGGTTGGAAGCACGACTATGAAGATATCATTGGCTGGGTCGGCTCCATGGCATTGGAGAACATTGCCAACAGCGATGCACTGTACCATAATGTTGAACACACAATTTTGGTCACGTTAGTCGGTCAGGAAATTCTACGTGGCAAGCACATTCGTGAAGGCGGCGTTTCCTGTGAAGATTGGCTACATTTCATCATTTCATTGGTTTGCCATGATATTGGCTATGTAAAGGGTGTTTGTCGTCGCGATCGCAATGGTTGGTATGACAAGGGGAATGGCGAAATGATTCATCTGCCACCCGGAGCCTCAGATGCCAGCCTGACGCCGTTTCATGTCGATCGGGCTAAGCTTTTTGTAGAAGAACGGTTTGGCGGACACAATCTCATTGATGCGGAACGGATTAAGCGTAACATCGAGCTAACGCGGTTCCCGGTTCCCAATGCGGAAGATCACCAAGATACGATGAATTTTCCCGGCTTAATTCGAGCCTCTGACCTAATTGGGCAACTGAGTGATCCACGCTACTTGAAAAAAATTGGAGCACTCTATTACGAGTTTGAAGAGACAGGCGTCAACAAAGCGCTGGGCTATCGCCACCCAGGCGATTTGCGCAAGAACTATCCCAAGTTTTATTGGAATGGAGTCTATCCCTACGTGAAAGACGGGCTGCGCTACTTGGAACTGACGCAGCAGGGCAAGTTGGTAGTTGCCAATCTCTACTCTAACGTGTTTGTGGTAGAGCACGAACCGCTGAATCCTGAGGTGATGCCCGACAGCCATATTCAAAGCTGTGCAAATCATCATGAAATCAACTCTTTAGCTTAG
- the prmA gene encoding 50S ribosomal protein L11 methyltransferase produces MTNSWWEIQVVCEPIMEELVFWRLDDFGCRGSASETTPDRYWIKSYLPQMRTQPQDLTALASLLRQDAISTGFSAPIVTWSLIEEEDWASSWKDHWHPQEIGDRFLINPAWLPPPQTDRLLLKLDPGVAFGTGAHATTQLCLEALEMRLDNSNAEAGSEVVIADIGCGSGILSIGALLLGAKRVYAVDVDPLAVLSTTRNREMNQVERERLIVAEGSLDWLIQTLSTPVDGIVCNILADVILQLIPKMGEIAKPTTWGVLSGILVDQVSPIVQTLEQHGWTMATLWRKQDWCCLNIRRS; encoded by the coding sequence ATGACCAATAGCTGGTGGGAAATTCAAGTTGTCTGCGAGCCAATCATGGAAGAGTTAGTCTTCTGGCGATTGGATGATTTTGGTTGCCGAGGGTCGGCTAGCGAGACCACGCCCGATCGGTACTGGATCAAGTCTTACTTACCGCAGATGAGGACCCAACCGCAAGACTTGACGGCGCTAGCATCATTACTACGACAGGATGCAATTAGTACTGGCTTTTCTGCGCCGATCGTGACCTGGAGCTTAATTGAGGAAGAGGACTGGGCCAGCAGTTGGAAAGATCACTGGCACCCCCAGGAAATTGGCGATCGCTTCTTGATTAATCCGGCTTGGCTCCCTCCACCGCAAACCGATCGTCTCCTCCTCAAGCTTGATCCTGGGGTTGCCTTCGGCACCGGGGCCCACGCCACTACCCAGCTTTGTCTAGAAGCGTTAGAGATGCGTTTAGATAACTCTAATGCTGAGGCAGGTTCTGAGGTCGTGATTGCCGATATTGGCTGCGGCTCTGGGATTCTCTCGATTGGGGCCCTGCTGCTGGGAGCTAAACGTGTCTATGCCGTTGATGTTGATCCACTAGCCGTGCTCTCTACAACTCGCAATCGCGAGATGAATCAAGTTGAACGCGAGCGGTTGATAGTGGCAGAAGGGAGTCTGGATTGGCTAATTCAGACTCTATCTACCCCGGTAGATGGCATCGTTTGCAACATCTTGGCCGATGTCATCCTGCAATTGATTCCCAAAATGGGCGAAATTGCTAAACCAACAACGTGGGGTGTCCTCAGCGGTATTTTAGTCGATCAAGTTAGTCCGATTGTTCAAACTCTAGAGCAGCACGGTTGGACAATGGCTACCCTCTGGCGCAAACAGGACTGGTGCTGTCTAAATATTCGCCGCTCCTAA
- a CDS encoding secondary thiamine-phosphate synthase enzyme YjbQ, which translates to MVHHQQIIKVQTSGKSLHKITSKVTAVVADSGIQTGLCTLFLRHTSASLIIQENADPDVLTDLSNFLSKLVPEGDRYIHSTEGPDDMPAHIRTVLTHTSEQIPIVQGRLALGTWQGIYIWEHRQHRHVRELVVHVMGD; encoded by the coding sequence ATGGTTCACCATCAACAAATCATCAAAGTTCAAACTAGCGGCAAGTCCCTCCACAAAATCACATCGAAGGTGACAGCCGTTGTTGCGGATTCTGGCATTCAAACGGGCTTATGTACGCTGTTTCTACGCCATACCTCTGCCAGTTTAATCATTCAAGAAAACGCCGATCCGGATGTGTTAACTGATTTGTCCAACTTCTTGTCTAAGCTGGTACCAGAAGGCGATCGTTATATTCACAGCACTGAAGGGCCCGATGATATGCCGGCCCATATTCGCACGGTTTTGACGCACACCTCCGAACAGATTCCGATTGTTCAAGGTCGGCTAGCGTTGGGGACGTGGCAAGGTATCTATATTTGGGAGCATCGCCAACATCGCCATGTCCGGGAGCTTGTGGTCCATGTCATGGGCGACTAG
- the trhO gene encoding oxygen-dependent tRNA uridine(34) hydroxylase TrhO, protein MAIIVATFYKFVKLLDCAEKRQPLLLQCQQQEIRGTILLANEGINGTIAGARNGVDAVLTYLRTDPRLADLDHKESTAETMPFDRMKVRLKQEIVTLGQPHVDPTERVGTYVDPQDWNRLISDPDVVVIDTRNRYEISIGTFQGAENPQTASFREFPAYVQAHLDPTQHKKIAMFCTGGIRCEKASSFLLSQGFQEVYHLKGGILKYLEEIPAADSLWQGECFVFDQRVAVQHGLEPGHYDMCYGCGHPISESDQQSPQYQAGICCPHCFNRHTATTQSA, encoded by the coding sequence ATGGCGATTATCGTTGCAACCTTTTACAAATTCGTTAAGCTGCTAGACTGTGCTGAAAAACGGCAGCCATTATTATTACAGTGTCAACAGCAGGAAATTCGAGGCACCATTTTGCTAGCGAACGAAGGCATCAATGGCACAATCGCCGGAGCGCGAAATGGAGTTGATGCAGTGTTGACCTACCTGCGGACTGATCCGCGCTTGGCAGATTTAGATCATAAAGAATCCACTGCCGAAACCATGCCGTTCGATCGCATGAAGGTGCGGCTGAAGCAAGAAATCGTCACCTTGGGGCAGCCTCATGTTGATCCCACCGAACGAGTTGGAACCTATGTTGATCCTCAAGACTGGAATCGGCTGATCTCTGATCCCGATGTCGTTGTGATCGATACTCGCAACCGGTATGAAATCAGCATTGGCACATTCCAAGGCGCAGAAAATCCTCAAACAGCCTCTTTTCGAGAGTTTCCTGCCTATGTGCAAGCGCATCTAGATCCAACTCAGCACAAAAAAATTGCCATGTTTTGCACAGGTGGCATTCGCTGCGAAAAAGCCTCTTCGTTTCTGTTATCCCAAGGATTTCAAGAGGTATATCACCTCAAGGGCGGTATCCTGAAGTATCTCGAAGAAATTCCGGCTGCGGATAGTCTTTGGCAAGGTGAGTGTTTTGTCTTCGATCAACGGGTTGCGGTTCAACATGGGCTAGAGCCAGGGCATTATGACATGTGCTATGGCTGTGGTCATCCCATTTCAGAATCTGATCAACAATCCCCTCAGTATCAAGCAGGCATTTGCTGCCCTCATTGCTTCAATCGCCATACTGCTACTACCCAATCTGCATAA
- a CDS encoding TolC family protein: MSSSSPLVAVGITTIVFLGTAVPAQSYQAEADAANQTSNNAVEKASSPRSHHRQPSSLRSTNQSASAETIREVNWTHTPPTEPSEEPVAKPRQAVATPLIKLFIGTSESGTAVPLTAQVTSEDELQESDGEAPAAPLEEPTEESEPPALPRVDPSNTIDPPGQPETLTPETPTPETLPRDTPSEPEVEPPVAPVAPIDSTDSVDSPDPSLDQPADRLEDREDPAPLPDPEPFPETPELEPSAPAPTDLDEAVEEESEDLETEEIEAIEDDNLIQPSDPRGATPDYLNPDANPLSFPTTPEEVELVGTQPLTLEQAIELGIRNSADLQAVRLELEQQRAALREAEAANYPTVSAGVESEYGASESVNPVRENPLDPNSDTRVETPVSRSLVLGGALTVEYSLYTSGRRSAAIQAAERRVRLQELQIESETEDLILQITRDYYDLQEADEEVQIFRASLEEAERSLRDAEALERAGVGTRFDVLQAQVDVANALQNLRNQESDQEIARRQLAERLNLNQTITLAAADPIEIAGEWELDLEETIVAAYRNRAELEQLLVQREIGERNRREALAALGPQVTVSTRYALTNTLATDPDSPQEDAGFLSNFTATLGVSVPLYDGGAARSRARQAEAAIAIAETNFANQRDQIRFQVEQAYSQLNSNFENIQTTDLAVQQAIEALRLARLRFQAGVGTQTDVLQAQTALTQARFNNLQAILNYNRALATLRRQVSNFPDGELNEVP, from the coding sequence ATGTCATCCTCAAGTCCTCTGGTTGCTGTCGGCATTACTACAATTGTCTTCTTGGGAACAGCCGTTCCGGCTCAGTCTTATCAAGCTGAGGCAGATGCCGCAAATCAAACATCGAATAATGCTGTAGAGAAAGCATCTTCGCCCCGATCGCATCACCGGCAACCCTCATCGCTTCGATCGACCAATCAATCCGCTTCCGCAGAAACCATCCGTGAGGTGAATTGGACTCATACCCCCCCCACTGAACCCTCCGAAGAGCCAGTAGCTAAGCCTCGGCAAGCCGTTGCAACTCCTTTGATTAAACTCTTCATCGGGACCTCTGAATCAGGGACGGCAGTTCCTCTAACGGCTCAAGTCACCTCCGAAGATGAGTTGCAAGAATCGGATGGCGAAGCCCCTGCTGCCCCCTTGGAAGAGCCGACGGAAGAATCCGAACCGCCCGCTTTGCCAAGGGTTGATCCGTCTAATACGATCGATCCACCTGGACAACCAGAAACACTAACTCCAGAAACACCAACTCCAGAAACACTGCCCAGAGACACTCCCAGCGAACCGGAAGTGGAACCGCCAGTCGCCCCCGTCGCTCCAATAGATTCGACTGATTCGGTTGATTCTCCCGATCCCAGTCTCGATCAGCCAGCAGATCGTTTAGAAGATCGGGAGGACCCTGCCCCTCTGCCAGACCCTGAACCTTTTCCAGAGACCCCAGAGTTGGAACCTTCTGCTCCCGCTCCTACAGACCTAGATGAGGCAGTGGAGGAAGAATCAGAAGATTTGGAAACCGAGGAGATTGAAGCGATCGAAGATGACAATCTGATACAACCGAGCGATCCACGCGGGGCAACACCTGACTATCTCAATCCCGATGCCAACCCGCTTTCCTTCCCCACCACCCCCGAAGAAGTGGAACTGGTGGGGACTCAACCCCTCACTCTAGAGCAGGCGATCGAATTGGGCATTCGCAATAGTGCTGATTTGCAAGCTGTGCGGTTGGAGCTAGAACAGCAACGAGCGGCCCTCCGAGAAGCAGAAGCCGCCAACTATCCTACTGTGTCTGCTGGCGTTGAGTCTGAATACGGAGCCAGCGAATCTGTTAATCCAGTTCGAGAAAATCCTTTAGACCCAAATTCAGATACACGTGTTGAAACTCCTGTATCTCGCTCCCTAGTTTTAGGAGGTGCTCTGACGGTTGAGTACTCCCTCTACACCTCTGGACGCCGATCGGCAGCGATTCAAGCCGCAGAGCGTCGGGTACGGCTACAAGAACTACAGATCGAGAGCGAAACAGAAGATTTGATCCTTCAGATCACCCGAGATTATTACGATCTGCAAGAAGCCGACGAAGAAGTGCAAATCTTCCGAGCGTCTCTAGAAGAGGCCGAGCGTAGCCTTCGAGATGCCGAAGCGCTAGAACGAGCCGGAGTTGGAACTCGCTTTGATGTGCTGCAAGCGCAAGTAGATGTGGCCAATGCTCTGCAAAACCTGCGCAATCAGGAAAGTGATCAAGAAATTGCCCGTCGTCAGTTGGCCGAACGGTTAAACCTGAATCAAACCATCACCCTCGCCGCTGCCGATCCGATCGAAATTGCAGGTGAGTGGGAACTAGACTTAGAAGAAACGATCGTAGCGGCCTATCGTAACCGAGCCGAACTAGAACAGCTACTGGTGCAGCGAGAAATTGGGGAACGCAACCGCCGAGAGGCTTTAGCCGCACTTGGACCCCAAGTCACAGTGTCTACTCGTTATGCCTTAACCAATACGCTGGCAACTGACCCTGACTCGCCTCAGGAAGATGCTGGATTTCTCTCTAATTTCACGGCTACGCTTGGGGTCAGTGTACCCCTCTATGATGGCGGGGCTGCTCGATCGCGAGCTAGACAAGCCGAAGCTGCTATTGCTATTGCTGAAACCAATTTTGCTAACCAACGTGACCAAATTCGCTTTCAGGTCGAGCAAGCCTATTCACAGCTAAATTCTAACTTTGAGAATATTCAAACCACAGACTTAGCCGTACAACAGGCGATCGAAGCCCTGCGGCTGGCCCGATTGCGGTTCCAAGCAGGGGTAGGAACTCAGACCGATGTGTTGCAAGCTCAGACGGCGTTAACCCAAGCTCGGTTCAACAATTTGCAGGCAATTCTCAATTACAACCGCGCCCTCGCCACTCTACGCCGTCAAGTGAGCAACTTCCCTGACGGAGAGTTGAATGAAGTACCGTAG
- a CDS encoding Crp/Fnr family transcriptional regulator, with translation MHDRYTPRDPRETSLIQSAPFFKGLTEDVIEQATAHVVIRNHPANQVILLENDWGTSVYFILEGWVKIRTYNIDGKEVTLNILGKGELFGEMAPLDEVPRSTDVITLVPTVIGNMPAQDFVQLLNTEPQAGIRLAQLMARRLRQVNRRLRLRESDSVSRVADILLFLADGQGKQADQGIEIPNLPHRELSSLSGLARETVTRVLSKLEKKGLIQRDRDSLCIPDVDALERMLV, from the coding sequence ATGCACGATCGCTATACACCCCGTGACCCTCGTGAAACCTCTCTGATTCAATCTGCTCCTTTTTTCAAAGGGCTGACTGAAGACGTCATTGAACAAGCCACTGCCCATGTCGTGATTCGGAATCATCCGGCCAATCAGGTGATTTTACTGGAAAATGACTGGGGCACCTCGGTGTATTTTATTTTAGAAGGATGGGTCAAAATTCGAACTTACAACATTGATGGCAAGGAAGTTACCCTAAACATTTTGGGCAAAGGGGAGTTGTTCGGTGAAATGGCTCCGTTAGACGAAGTTCCTCGATCGACTGATGTGATTACCTTGGTTCCCACCGTGATTGGCAACATGCCAGCCCAAGATTTTGTGCAACTGTTGAATACAGAACCGCAAGCAGGCATCCGCTTAGCTCAATTAATGGCCCGCCGGTTGCGCCAAGTGAATCGCCGGTTGCGATTGCGGGAGTCGGACAGCGTTTCTCGAGTAGCAGATATTCTGCTATTTCTGGCTGATGGACAAGGGAAACAAGCCGATCAGGGCATCGAAATTCCCAATTTGCCTCATCGTGAACTCAGCAGCTTAAGCGGATTGGCCCGTGAAACGGTGACGCGGGTGCTAAGCAAGTTGGAGAAAAAAGGCTTGATTCAACGCGATCGCGACAGTTTGTGCATTCCCGATGTAGATGCCCTAGAGCGAATGCTGGTTTAA
- the serA gene encoding phosphoglycerate dehydrogenase translates to MPKVLVSDPIDQVGIDILSQVAQVDVKTNLPPEELLQIISDYDALMIRSGTRVTKEVIEAGNQLKIIGRAGVGVDNVDVPTATRRGVLVVNSPEGNTVAAAEHAVAMMLSLSRYIPDANQSVKGGQWDRKSFTGVEVYKKTLGIVGLGKIGSHVASIARAMGMRLLAYDPYLSMERAEQLGCQLVELDFLFQEADYITLHMPKTPETYHLINAEALNKMKPTTRIINCARGGIIDEEALVEALKQGKIAGAALDVYEQEPLQAESSLRSLGKQLILTPHLGASTEEAQVNVAIDVAEQIRDVLLGLPARSAVNIPGLRPDLMEKLRPYLLLAETLGNFVSQLAGGRIESFHIKLQGDLATNESQPIVIAALKGLLSHALQERVNYVNANIEAKERGIHVVETRDATVKDYTGSLLLSATGPLGTHSVTGALLGDNEIRITSIDEFPINVPPSRYMLFTLHRDMPGIIGKIGSLLGSFNVNIASMQVGRKLVRGDAVMVLSLDDPIPDGILSEITKVNGIRDAYTVTLPEN, encoded by the coding sequence ATGCCAAAGGTTCTTGTTTCCGATCCGATCGACCAAGTTGGAATTGATATCCTCTCTCAAGTTGCCCAGGTCGATGTTAAAACAAATCTACCTCCTGAAGAATTATTGCAAATTATTTCAGATTACGATGCGCTGATGATTCGTTCCGGAACCCGCGTCACTAAAGAGGTGATTGAGGCCGGTAATCAGCTTAAAATTATTGGGCGAGCCGGGGTTGGAGTCGATAATGTAGATGTGCCAACGGCTACACGACGCGGCGTTTTGGTTGTCAATTCTCCAGAGGGGAACACTGTGGCAGCGGCTGAACATGCTGTGGCCATGATGTTGTCGCTTTCGCGCTATATTCCAGATGCCAATCAGTCAGTTAAGGGTGGACAGTGGGATCGCAAGAGCTTTACAGGGGTGGAAGTTTACAAAAAAACGCTGGGAATTGTGGGCCTCGGCAAAATTGGCTCGCATGTAGCCAGCATTGCCCGCGCAATGGGAATGCGGTTGTTGGCTTATGATCCCTATCTGTCGATGGAACGAGCCGAGCAGTTGGGCTGTCAGCTTGTGGAACTTGATTTTTTGTTTCAAGAAGCCGATTACATAACCCTGCACATGCCCAAAACGCCAGAAACCTATCACTTGATCAATGCGGAGGCGTTGAACAAGATGAAACCCACCACTCGCATTATTAACTGTGCGAGAGGCGGCATCATTGATGAAGAAGCGCTGGTTGAGGCGCTCAAGCAGGGTAAGATTGCTGGAGCCGCTCTGGATGTCTATGAACAAGAACCGTTGCAGGCAGAGTCCTCACTTCGATCGCTGGGCAAGCAGTTGATTCTTACTCCCCACTTGGGAGCCTCTACCGAAGAAGCTCAGGTGAATGTGGCGATCGATGTGGCCGAACAAATTCGTGATGTGCTGTTGGGGCTGCCGGCCCGATCGGCTGTTAACATTCCTGGATTACGCCCCGACTTGATGGAAAAACTGCGTCCGTATCTGCTGCTCGCAGAAACCTTGGGAAATTTTGTCAGTCAGTTGGCAGGAGGACGCATTGAATCGTTCCATATCAAACTGCAAGGAGATTTGGCTACTAATGAGAGTCAGCCGATCGTCATTGCCGCCTTGAAAGGATTGCTCTCCCATGCCTTGCAAGAACGTGTTAACTATGTCAATGCCAATATTGAAGCCAAAGAACGAGGCATACACGTTGTAGAAACCCGCGATGCCACCGTGAAAGACTATACTGGCTCGCTGTTACTGTCAGCGACCGGCCCCTTAGGAACTCACTCTGTTACTGGTGCATTGCTGGGCGATAATGAAATTCGCATCACCAGCATCGATGAGTTTCCCATCAACGTGCCCCCCAGCCGCTACATGTTGTTTACCTTGCACCGAGACATGCCCGGCATCATCGGAAAGATTGGCTCGCTTTTGGGCAGCTTCAACGTCAACATCGCCAGTATGCAAGTCGGTCGTAAGCTGGTGCGGGGTGATGCAGTCATGGTGCTGAGCCTTGATGATCCCATTCCTGATGGCATTTTGTCGGAAATTACCAAAGTCAATGGTATTCGCGACGCCTATACCGTGACGTTGCCAGAGAATTAG
- a CDS encoding response regulator, translating to MSSNEHSFQSNQTKQITEPCTNASLAESAMFHDQSTLKGVHVLLVEDELDIAELLIVMLEGVGAHIMWAALAEEALDALEHFQPDILICNVKLPDRNGDWLIQQIRARELGLPYHLPAIAVTSYSRDFTAKPLLLAGFDCFLSKLQDPHELISTVARLLQQGSNCFY from the coding sequence ATGAGCAGCAATGAGCACTCGTTTCAGAGCAACCAAACCAAGCAAATTACTGAGCCGTGTACGAACGCCAGCTTGGCTGAATCTGCTATGTTCCACGATCAATCCACCTTGAAGGGGGTTCACGTTCTATTGGTTGAGGATGAACTCGATATCGCAGAACTGCTGATTGTGATGCTGGAAGGGGTTGGGGCACATATTATGTGGGCAGCGTTGGCAGAAGAAGCCTTGGACGCACTTGAGCATTTTCAACCCGATATTTTAATTTGCAATGTCAAATTGCCCGATCGCAATGGCGATTGGTTAATTCAACAGATTCGTGCTAGAGAATTAGGGCTGCCTTACCATTTGCCCGCTATTGCCGTAACGTCGTACTCCAGAGATTTCACTGCTAAACCACTGTTGTTAGCAGGGTTTGATTGCTTTCTATCAAAGCTACAAGACCCACATGAATTGATCTCAACGGTTGCTCGTTTGCTTCAGCAGGGCAGCAATTGCTTCTACTAA